A window of the Bacteroidales bacterium genome harbors these coding sequences:
- a CDS encoding type II toxin-antitoxin system HicB family antitoxin: MKKYLIILEKTKTGYSVYVPDLHGCIATGETREIAQDNIYEAIKFHLEGLQEENLLKQQKIQIRACNLL, translated from the coding sequence ATGAAAAAATACCTGATTATTTTGGAAAAAACAAAAACAGGGTATAGCGTTTATGTACCCGATTTGCATGGTTGTATTGCAACTGGTGAAACAAGAGAAATAGCACAAGATAATATATATGAAGCAATAAAATTTCATTTGGAAGGCTTGCAGGAAGAAAATTTATTAAAACAACAAAAAATACAAATAAGGGCTTGTAACCTTTTATAA
- a CDS encoding UPF0175 family protein, which yields MDLNIKIPKSIYTAIRLPEKQKMKILLTELAFTLYEKNILSFGKARELAQMTKWEFHEELGKMKIERHYNSECFEEDFNYGKELRLY from the coding sequence ATGGATTTGAATATAAAAATTCCAAAATCAATATATACAGCAATAAGATTGCCCGAAAAACAAAAAATGAAAATTCTTTTAACGGAGTTAGCTTTTACTTTATATGAAAAGAATATATTATCGTTTGGTAAAGCAAGAGAATTAGCCCAAATGACAAAATGGGAGTTTCACGAAGAATTAGGAAAAATGAAAATAGAAAGACATTATAATTCAGAATGTTTTGAAGAAGATTTTAATTATGGAAAAGAATTAAGGCTCTATTAA
- a CDS encoding type II toxin-antitoxin system HicB family antitoxin, producing MKKYLIILEKTKTGYSVYVPDLPGCIAIGETREIAQDNIYEAIKFHLEGLQEENLLIPENKSEAGTLFISI from the coding sequence ATGAAAAAATACCTGATTATTTTGGAAAAAACAAAAACAGGATATAGCGTTTATGTACCCGATTTGCCTGGTTGTATTGCAATTGGTGAAACAAGAGAAATAGCACAAGATAATATATATGAAGCAATAAAATTTCATTTGGAAGGCTTGCAGGAAGAAAACTTATTAATTCCTGAAAACAAATCCGAAGCAGGAACTTTATTTATCAGTATTTAA
- a CDS encoding T9SS type A sorting domain-containing protein, with protein MKHIKFVIFIIFLVFLFTNIKAQYSNIAEVLSSGGGESTKGIYRNFGVIGETFVNSSVTEDNYNTSIGFLYASDIGTGINEVNFNNQFISIFPNPANEIINIEIKSQKIKSFDAEMYDIQGKLVFMKQYKSNLINIDISDLSKGIYLLKLKDETGNIIKTKKIVKE; from the coding sequence ATGAAACATATAAAATTTGTTATTTTCATAATATTTCTAGTGTTTTTATTTACAAACATTAAAGCACAATATAGCAATATCGCTGAAGTACTTTCTTCGGGCGGTGGAGAATCTACAAAAGGAATTTATAGAAATTTTGGTGTAATTGGCGAAACATTTGTAAATTCTTCCGTTACAGAAGATAATTATAATACATCTATCGGATTTCTATATGCTTCTGATATTGGTACAGGAATTAACGAAGTAAATTTTAATAATCAATTTATTAGTATATTCCCAAATCCAGCAAATGAAATTATTAACATTGAGATTAAATCGCAAAAAATAAAATCATTTGATGCTGAAATGTATGATATTCAAGGCAAACTGGTTTTTATGAAACAATATAAATCAAACTTGATAAATATTGATATTTCAGATTTGTCAAAAGGAATATACTTGCTAAAACTCAAAGATGAAACAGGAAATATTATTAAAACAAAAAAGATTGTGAAAGAATAA
- a CDS encoding menaquinone biosynthesis protein, which produces MSIVKISVVSYLNSIPFIYGIKNSGYIDGDYSLELDIPSVCAKKLITGDVDIGLIPVAVIPNLKYSEIISDYCIGAVSKVRSVLLISNVPINKINTIYLDYQSRTSVMLVRILAYKFWNIKVKWENSNDKFDYNNFADDSGALIIGDKTFELANKFNYVYDLAEQWIKYTQLPFVFACWISNKKINSDFINNFNLSLDYGINNLDKVIDDYLCSENKLNVNIKEYLTKNISYKLDNKKREGMKLFHKLSAETCY; this is translated from the coding sequence ATGTCAATTGTAAAAATTTCTGTTGTATCATATTTGAATTCAATTCCATTTATATATGGTATTAAAAATTCCGGTTATATTGATGGAGATTATTCATTGGAATTAGATATTCCTTCGGTATGTGCAAAGAAGCTTATTACTGGTGATGTTGATATAGGGCTGATTCCTGTGGCAGTAATTCCTAACTTAAAATATAGTGAAATTATTTCTGATTATTGTATTGGTGCTGTTTCAAAAGTGAGAAGTGTTTTGTTAATTAGTAATGTTCCAATAAACAAAATAAATACTATATATTTAGATTATCAATCACGAACTTCTGTTATGCTTGTTCGTATTTTAGCATATAAATTCTGGAATATTAAGGTAAAATGGGAAAATTCAAACGATAAATTTGATTATAATAATTTTGCTGATGATTCAGGTGCTTTAATTATCGGAGATAAAACATTTGAATTAGCCAATAAATTTAATTATGTTTATGACCTTGCTGAACAATGGATAAAATATACACAACTTCCATTTGTTTTTGCTTGCTGGATTTCAAATAAAAAAATTAATTCAGATTTTATTAATAATTTTAACCTTTCACTTGATTATGGTATTAATAATTTAGATAAAGTTATTGATGATTATTTATGTAGTGAAAATAAATTAAATGTTAATATTAAAGAATATCTGACAAAAAACATTAGTTATAAACTTGATAATAAAAAAAGAGAAGGGATGAAGTTATTTCATAAATTAAGTGCTGAAACGTGTTATTAA
- a CDS encoding nodulation protein NfeD, whose amino-acid sequence MKNQKLLICVLLLLLAKFGFANYSADTITLPDSSKTLVYVFDMKQMIGPAIWRQTQQSFSEANDWGADYMIIQMNTYGGTLDAADSIRTKILNSKIPVYVFIDNNAASAGALISIACERIYMKKGSNIGAATVVNQTGEQMPDKYQAYMRSMMRSTAEAHGKDTIIQGNDTIFKWKRDPLIAEAMVDPREYIEGIIDTGKVLSFTTDEAIKYGFCEGKVDDLKEVLEKAEIKDYEIKEYKVSSLESVIGFLVNPVFSGILIMIIIGGIYFELQTPGIGFPIAASIIAAILYFAPLYLEGLAENWEIVIFVLGIILVGIEIFAFPGFGVAGISGIILIVTGLTMSMIDNIVFEFETNYFEIIFRSLFVVVLSMFISIILSLYLSKVLLTASASPLRFVVLRATQKTENGFIGIEQKIQTLVGKKGIASTILRPSGKIEIDDEIYDAKSEIGYIEKGEKIKVVRHEASQLYVIKNNG is encoded by the coding sequence ATGAAAAATCAAAAATTACTTATTTGTGTTTTGCTACTATTATTAGCAAAATTTGGATTTGCCAATTATTCTGCAGATACAATAACATTACCGGATTCATCAAAAACATTAGTTTATGTGTTTGATATGAAACAAATGATTGGTCCTGCTATCTGGAGGCAGACTCAGCAAAGTTTCAGTGAAGCAAATGACTGGGGTGCAGATTATATGATCATTCAAATGAATACATACGGAGGCACACTTGATGCAGCAGATTCCATTCGCACAAAAATCTTAAATTCAAAAATTCCTGTTTATGTTTTTATTGATAATAACGCAGCATCTGCCGGAGCATTAATTTCCATTGCATGTGAAAGAATATACATGAAAAAAGGTTCTAATATAGGAGCAGCAACAGTAGTTAACCAAACGGGCGAACAAATGCCGGATAAATATCAGGCTTATATGCGTTCAATGATGAGGTCAACTGCTGAAGCACATGGAAAAGATACAATTATTCAAGGAAATGATACAATTTTTAAATGGAAAAGAGACCCTTTAATTGCCGAAGCAATGGTTGACCCCAGAGAATATATAGAAGGTATAATTGATACAGGGAAAGTTTTAAGTTTTACAACTGATGAAGCAATAAAATATGGTTTTTGCGAAGGAAAGGTTGATGACCTGAAAGAAGTTCTTGAAAAAGCTGAAATCAAGGATTATGAAATAAAAGAATATAAAGTATCATCATTAGAATCTGTTATTGGCTTTTTAGTTAATCCGGTTTTTTCAGGAATTCTAATTATGATAATTATTGGAGGTATATATTTTGAGCTACAAACACCCGGAATAGGATTTCCTATCGCAGCATCTATTATAGCAGCTATTTTGTACTTTGCACCACTTTATCTTGAAGGATTAGCCGAAAATTGGGAAATAGTAATATTTGTATTGGGTATTATTTTAGTGGGCATCGAAATATTTGCTTTTCCTGGATTTGGTGTAGCAGGTATTTCCGGTATTATTTTAATTGTTACAGGACTGACAATGAGCATGATAGATAATATTGTTTTTGAATTTGAAACTAATTATTTTGAAATAATATTCAGGTCACTTTTTGTTGTTGTTTTGTCAATGTTTATTTCTATTATATTATCTCTTTATCTGAGTAAAGTACTTCTGACTGCTTCAGCATCACCTTTAAGATTTGTTGTACTAAGAGCTACTCAAAAGACTGAAAATGGTTTTATTGGTATTGAACAAAAAATACAAACATTAGTTGGAAAAAAAGGCATAGCTTCCACTATTTTAAGACCTTCTGGTAAAATTGAAATAGATGACGAAATTTATGATGCAAAATCAGAAATCGGTTATATTGAAAAGGGTGAAAAAATAAAAGTTGTCAGGCATGAAGCAAGTCAATTGTATGTAATAAAAAACAATGGATAA
- a CDS encoding GNAT family N-acetyltransferase: MDKFSIQIRDYNSNDYPDVDYLWQITDLGGKERGDDNDVIEETIKNGGKLIILEKSEDNKIIGTSWITNDKRRLYLHHFCIHPDFQGQGLSKILARESLEFAKKQKLQIKLEVHNTNVKAIDLYKNIGFKYLGDYDVYIIRDVEKCDSFNNI; encoded by the coding sequence ATGGATAAATTTTCAATACAAATACGAGATTATAACTCAAATGACTATCCTGATGTTGATTATCTGTGGCAGATAACAGATTTGGGAGGTAAAGAACGAGGTGATGATAATGATGTAATTGAAGAAACTATAAAAAATGGTGGGAAACTAATTATCCTTGAAAAATCCGAAGATAACAAAATCATTGGAACATCATGGATAACTAATGATAAAAGAAGATTATACCTTCATCATTTTTGTATTCATCCTGATTTTCAAGGACAAGGTTTAAGTAAGATATTAGCTCGTGAATCATTAGAATTTGCCAAAAAACAAAAATTACAAATTAAATTAGAAGTACATAATACAAATGTAAAAGCAATTGATTTGTATAAAAATATTGGGTTTAAGTATCTCGGTGATTATGATGTATATATTATCAGGGATGTTGAAAAATGTGATTCTTTTAATAACATTTAA
- a CDS encoding M20/M25/M40 family metallo-hydrolase — translation MKKLSFLLFFILFSKIVISQSIDTLKPEIDYIKKHVEFLASDSLKGRKPGTVESKIAAEYILEQFKSNGLVPMGDKGFQYFNVVTDVKTGENNYFSFNDFEGVLNNDFIPFSFSENKSVEANVVFAGYGFDIKSDSITWNDYNDIVVKDKWVMILRGDPELDNPNSIFIKYSIDRHKVLIAKDKGAAGVLLISGAEMEKKDELISLYYDQTSGGAGVPVINIKREVADKILEESDKTIESLEKTLNTNKKPNSFDLEIKVKASSEIIKTYVQTQNVIAIIEGNDPELKNEYIFIGAHYDHLGFGGQGTSSRKKDTVAVHNGADDNASGVAGVIELTKKLSLIKDDIKRSIVFMTFGAEEMGLLGSKYFVNNPLVEIDNITTMFNFDMIGRLKPDNKTVTIGGSGTSEESDSLIMQFAKDRIFKVNLSPDGYGPSDHASFYANDIPVFFISTGAHEDYHTPEDDVDKLDFKGETAIIDFAYELILNITNCDKKLTFSESGSKISYRHGRGLKIVLGIIPDFASSEKNGLGVDGVKKGGPADLGGMKKGDIIIAINGQAVTNIYDYMYRLANLKHGETAIVEVLRNEEKIVLLIQL, via the coding sequence ATGAAAAAACTATCATTTTTATTATTCTTTATATTATTTTCAAAAATAGTTATCTCTCAATCAATTGATACTTTAAAGCCTGAGATTGACTATATTAAAAAGCATGTGGAGTTTCTTGCTTCCGATTCATTAAAAGGTCGTAAACCCGGCACAGTTGAAAGTAAAATTGCAGCAGAGTATATTTTGGAACAATTCAAAAGTAATGGACTTGTTCCTATGGGAGATAAAGGATTTCAATATTTTAATGTTGTAACAGATGTTAAAACCGGCGAAAATAATTATTTTTCATTTAATGATTTTGAAGGAGTACTAAATAATGATTTTATTCCTTTTTCGTTTTCAGAAAATAAATCTGTTGAAGCAAATGTGGTGTTTGCAGGCTATGGATTTGATATAAAATCCGATAGTATTACATGGAACGATTATAATGATATAGTTGTAAAAGATAAATGGGTGATGATTTTACGTGGTGATCCTGAATTGGATAATCCGAACAGTATTTTTATTAAATATAGTATTGATCGTCATAAGGTTCTGATAGCAAAAGATAAAGGTGCTGCAGGTGTATTATTAATATCAGGTGCTGAGATGGAAAAAAAAGATGAGCTTATTTCTCTTTATTATGATCAAACATCGGGTGGGGCAGGAGTTCCTGTAATTAATATTAAAAGAGAAGTGGCAGATAAAATTCTTGAAGAATCAGATAAAACAATAGAAAGCCTTGAAAAAACATTAAATACTAATAAAAAACCTAATTCATTTGATTTAGAAATAAAAGTAAAAGCATCTTCCGAAATAATTAAAACATATGTGCAAACACAGAATGTTATTGCAATTATAGAAGGTAATGATCCTGAACTAAAAAATGAGTATATTTTTATTGGAGCACATTATGACCATCTTGGTTTTGGTGGGCAAGGTACAAGTTCAAGGAAAAAAGATACTGTTGCGGTTCATAATGGTGCTGATGATAATGCATCGGGAGTTGCAGGAGTTATTGAACTAACTAAAAAGTTATCACTAATAAAAGATGATATAAAAAGAAGTATAGTTTTTATGACATTTGGAGCTGAAGAAATGGGACTTTTGGGTTCAAAATATTTTGTTAATAATCCTTTGGTTGAAATTGACAACATTACCACAATGTTTAATTTTGATATGATTGGCAGATTGAAACCTGATAATAAAACTGTTACTATCGGCGGATCGGGAACATCTGAAGAGTCAGATTCGTTAATCATGCAATTTGCCAAAGACAGAATTTTTAAAGTTAATCTTTCTCCTGATGGATATGGACCATCAGATCATGCATCGTTTTATGCAAACGATATTCCTGTTTTTTTTATTTCAACAGGTGCGCATGAAGACTATCATACCCCTGAAGATGATGTTGACAAACTTGATTTTAAAGGTGAAACAGCAATTATTGATTTTGCTTACGAATTAATCTTAAATATAACAAATTGTGATAAAAAATTGACTTTCAGTGAATCAGGAAGTAAAATATCATACAGACATGGAAGGGGTTTAAAGATTGTACTTGGAATAATTCCTGATTTTGCTTCATCTGAAAAAAACGGACTTGGTGTTGATGGTGTTAAAAAAGGTGGACCTGCTGATTTAGGCGGAATGAAAAAAGGAGATATTATTATTGCAATTAACGGACAAGCTGTAACAAATATTTATGATTATATGTATCGGCTGGCAAATCTTAAACATGGTGAAACTGCAATAGTTGAAGTATTAAGAAACGAAGAAAAAATTGTTTTATTAATTCAATTATAG